The Desulfuromonas thiophila genomic sequence AAATCAGTGTCCAAGAAAACCGGCGCCGCTCCAGCTGGAGCAAACCATTGCAGAGAGTTTTACACTGTGTGAGGCACAAGGTTGCTGGCTGCGTCTGCCGATTGTGGAGAAAAGGGCAGATGCCACTGTTCTTGCAGAAGGGGTCGTGCTGCAGAGCGCTTCATTGGCCAGCCTGCTGAAGGACAGTCACGCCGTGGTACTGATGGCATCAACCGTCGGACCGGAGATCGTCGCTGCCGCTTCAGAAGCCATGACCCGCGGCGATGGCGCAACCGCAGTCATTCATGACGCTGTCGGGGGCCAGAGCGCAGATGCGGCTATGGGCTGGATCAACGAGTATGTGCGCAGGCAGTTGAGCCGCAGCGCCGAACGGCTGACCTCGCAGCGTTACTCACCGGGTTACGGTGATTTCAGCCTGGAGCATCAGAGCCTGTTTTACTCTTTACTTGAGTTGGAACGCCTCGGACTGTCCCTCACCTCACGTTTCATGCTGGTTCCTGAAAAATCGGTAACGGCCGTAGCCGGTATAGAATCCGCACGGCCGTTGGAGACACCCTATGAAACGCCGTGAGTTCCAACGTATGATCGGCCTCGGGCCGCTGTTGCTTGACGCCCCGGCCTCGCCAGCTTCCGCAGACGAATGCTGTACTGCAGCACTGCTGCTGGAACAGTCCGGCGCGATAGTGTCCGACCTTAAACAGCGCAAGGCTGCCGGCTGTGACCTGCTCTGCTGTCCCTCTGGCGCGCTGAACCGTCTTCGGCTTGCCGCCTGTGGCCAGTCTGATCAGGCCAGCGGTATGAACCGCGAACTGATGCGCCGCTGCCGTGCAGCGTTGGGCGACGTACCGGTCTTTGGCGTCTGTTCGGCAAGCGGCAGGCGTGTCGATCCGTTTGGCGAGCTTGATTTTGAGGACGCGGTGTCCTGCTATCTGCAACAGGGCAAGGCGCTTGCCGCAGGCGGTGCGAGTGGTTTCATCGTGAGCGGTATGAGCGATATCCAGGAGGCTCGGGCAGCGCTGATCGCCCTGCGGGAGCTGGGCGACCTGCCGGTTATGGTACAGATGGCTGTCAATGCACAGGGGCATAGCGTCGGCGGAAGCGACCCGCTTGCCGCGCTGGTGACACTTCAGTCTCTGGGCGCGGATGCGGTCGGTTTCTCTGCCTCCGCTGCCGGCATATCACTGGCAGCGATCATCGCCCGGCTCAAACCATCGGCCACGGTGCCGATCTGGGCGGTGCCGCCTGTATCGGCTACCGATCCGGAACAGTACGCCGCCACCGGGGCGGCGCTGCTGCAGGCCGGAGCAAACCTGCTTGGCGTTGATCACCACGCGTCATCGGACCACCTGACGGCGTTAGCCGGTTCTTTGCACCGTTGTGACCCGCAGCCGGTAGCCCGAACGTCGCTCAGCGCGGTCTCGTCCTGCCGCAACACGGCATTTCTGGGGCAGAATTATCCCTTTGCGGTCGTTGGGGAACGAATCAACCCCACTGGCAAGAAGCTGCTGCAAGCCAGCCTGCGGCAGGGCAATCTTGATCTGGTGCAACAGTTTGCGCTGGAACAGGAGCAGCGTCAGGCCACGATACTTGACGTCAACATGGGGCTTTCCGGTATTGATGAAGAGGCGATGATGCTTAAAGCGATCGGGCTGCTGTCCAACCGGTCGCCATTGCCGCTCTGCATCGACACTACCCGGCCCGAGGTGATGGAAGCAGCGTTGCGCCGCTATCCTGGGCGCGCGCTGGTCAACTCTGTTTCAGGAGAGCGGGAACGGATCGAACGGACGCTCCCTGCAGCAGCCAGATACGGCGCCATGTTCATTGTGCTGCCGCTGACCGATGCCGGTATCCCGGAAACCGCCAGAGAGCGGATTACGGTCATTGATTCGATTATGGAGGCCGCAGCATCGTATGGCTGCACGGTTGATGATATTGCCGTAGACGGCCTGGTGATGACGATCAGTTCCAACCCGGAGGCTGCCAAAGAGACGCTTGATCTTATCTCGTGGTGTTCTGGAACCCTCCATGCCAATACCATTGCCGGCCTTTCAAACGTTTCCTTCGGCATGCCGGAGCGGCAATGGATCAACGGTGCTTTTCTCGGTATGGCCATGGGGCGGGGCCTGACCATGGCCATCGCCAATCCGTCATCTGACAGTATTATGGCCACGGTGCAGGCCTACAACGCCTTCTGGGGGCATGATACCGGGATGTTGCTACAGAGTGGTGCTTTTACAGGAGCGGCCTCGTGACCAGGCAGGAGTTCCGAAAGCTGGTCAGTCAACGGGTGCTGATACTGGACGGCGCCACTGGCACGGAACTGGCCCGCCGGGGCATGCCCGCCGGTGTCTCGCCGGAGGCCTGGGTGCTGGACAATCCCCAGGTGATGCAGGAGATTCAACGCGCCTATCTTGCTGCGGGCAGTGATGCGGTCTACACCTGCAGCTTCGGCGGTAATCGTTTCAAGCTGCAGGAGTTTGGCCTTGATGACAGAACGGCCGAGATCAATACGGAGCTGGCCCGAATCTCGCGGGAAGCGGTGGGTGAGCGGGCCCTGGTTTTCGGTGACCTTGCTCCTACCGGCCTGTTTGTTGAACCGTTCGGCGACCTGTTGTTTGAAGATGCGGTGGCGGCCTACGCTGAACAGGCTCGAGCGCTGACGGCAGGAGGCGTTGACGGCTTTGTCATCGAGACGATGATGGATCTGCAGGAGGCTCGAGCCGCCCTGATCGCCGTTCGGGAGGTCTGCGACCTGCCGGTGATGGTCAGCATGACCTTCGGTAGTGATGGCCGTACCTTGAACGGCTCAGATCCTCTTTCTGCTCTGATTACGCTACAGTCACTGGGGGCGGATGCGGTTGGCTGCAACTGCTCCACTGGCCCGCAGGATATGGCAAAGGTGGTGGCCGCTATGAAACCGTTCGCCACGGTGCCGCTACTGGCCAAACCCAATGCAGGTATGCCACGTCTGATCAATGGCGTTACAACCTTTGATATGTCCTTTGAAGAGTTCGGCAGCCATATGCCGCGCTTGGTTGAGGCAGGCGCGGCTATTTTGGGAGGATGCTGCGGTACCAATCCGGACTACATCAGGACCCTGCAAGAGAGCACAGCATCGCTGCGCCCTGCCGTGCCGCTGCGGCAGTGGACCGCCGCCGTTTCGTCATACCGGGAAACGGTCTGTATCTCCAATGATCTGCCCCTGACCATCTTCGGTGGCAAGATCAACCCGTCCGGCAATCCGGCACTGGCAGACAGCCTGCGCAAGGGGGACCTGGTGAAGGTGCGGCGGATGGCGCAGGAGCAGGCGCGGCGAGGGGCGGCGATTATTGATATCAACGTGCATGCCCAGGGGGTAGACGAGGTGGCTGCCATGCGCGGGGCTGTACTTGCGGCAGCCAAAGGGTGCGGCAAGCCGGTGGCGGTTGATACGGTCAATGTCGCGGCTGCCGAACAGGCCCTGCGGGTCTTTCCGGGCAGGGGTATCCTCAACAGCGTCAGTGCCAGGGATGGCGACATGGAGGCGATGTGTGCGGTTGCGGCCCGTTATGGCGCAATGATCGTCTGCATGCCGCTGGACAAGGGGGGGGCCGGGGGCGGTTCTGCCGAGGCGATCGAACGGATTGAGAAGATCGTCGCCTGTGCCGGTAGGTACGGTATCGCCCCGGAAGACTGTCTGGTGGACTGCCTGGTGTTCACCGCCGCCGCCGGACCGGCTGCGCACCGGCGCGCACTGGAACTGATCGACTGGTGCGCCCGTTCGGGCCGCTTCCGCTCCCTGGCCGGGATATCAAATCTGACCTATAACCTGGCCGTGCGGCAGTGGTTCGACAGCACCTTTCTCTGCATGGCTGCCGGGCGGGGGCTGACCGCTGCCTTCATTGACACGGCCTGCGACTATACCCTCAATGTCGCCTGCGCGGTGGATGCTTTGGCCGGGCGCGACCCGCGCATGGGGCGCTATATTGCCCGTTTCGGTCAGCAGGATGCAGGCGTAACCGCAACTCGCGGCCCCCGCACCCTGGGAGAACAGGTCTTTGATGCGGTTGTCGGAGGGGACGAAGAAGGGATGGAACAGACGATCCGGCTGGCCCTGGAACAGGGGGAGTCGCCCCGTTCGCTGGTGGATGATCGTCTGATTCCGGCCATCAATCTGGTGGGCGACAAGTTTGACCGCAAGGAGTATTTCCTGCCGCAGCTGATCACCTGTGCCGATACCATGCGCAAAGGCTTCAGCGTGCTGCAGCCATTTCTTGATGCAGCCAGCGGTGCCTCGGGCGGCAAGGGCCCCAAGGTGGTGCTGGCCACGGTACAGGGGGATATCCACGATATCGGCAAGAACATCGTGGCGTTGATGCTGAACAATTATAATTTTGACGTCATCGACCTGGGCAAGGATGTCTCGGCTGAGGATATCGTCCGCGCAGCCAGGCATCATGGGGCTGAAATCATTGGTTTGTCCGCGCTGATGACCACCACCATGGTGGAGATGAAAAAGGTGATCGACCTGGCCCGTGCCGAGGGCCTGACAAAGGTGCGCTTCATGATCGGCGGCGCGGTGGTGGATCAACACTACGCCGATGAAATCGGCGCCAGTGGCTACGCTAGCGATGCCATTGGCGCGGTGCGGCTGGCTCAGCGGTTCAGTGATGAAGGCAGCCGTGCCACATCGCCGGAGGCTGCCGGAAAGGACGTTTCCGATGCACCGGAAATTTAAAAATCGCGCTGCTCTGCGGTTGTTGATTCGCCAGTTGACAGGTGCCAGCCCGTTTTCCGGCGACGGTTTGCGGTTGCAGTGCAGAACCCTGTTGTCAGCCTGTTTTCTGATGGGCATCGAACCCTTTCAGCTGCCACTTGCAGAAACCTCCTGTGGCGATCTTTCGGAGTTACAGCGTCGGGAGTTTCTGCAGCGTTATCTGGTGCTGCAGATCGACGAGGCCGCGCGGAATAGGCTTGTTCTGCAATTGCTCGGGAACCCTGCCTGGTTTTCCCTGCTGCGCATGGCCGATAACATTGTCAGAGAACAGGAAATCGCCAGCCGGACCGAACCCCAGCGCTGGACAAAATGAAAGGAGGGATGGTGGTCCGCTTATAGCATGGGCCGGAAAAAACGTATTTGATGCACGCAAAATTGTTGGCAAGGGTGAACAGGAAACGGAAGACGGTGAAAATCCGTCGCGGACGCGCCGCTGTAACCGGAGATATTCCCCTGCTTTGTCACTGTTTCGCTTGAAACGGGAAGGTAAAGCAATTCGGGGTCCGGGAGCCAGAAGACGTCCTGTTCGTAATCGTAGTTTCGTCTCGCGTAACAGACAAATGAAAGGAACTGTATTGTCATGGAAGCACACGTACTGGGGTTTCCGCGCATTGGCGCTGGCCGTGAACTGAAGAAGGCGCTGGAAAACTTCTGGAAAGGCACCGGCCATCAGGACGAGCTGATTCGCACCGCAAAAACACTTAAGGAGCGCAACTGGAAAATTCAACGCGATCAGGGGCTCTCCATGGTCGCCGTGGGGGATTTCTCCCTCTATGATCAGATGCTCGATACTGCTTTTATGCTGGGGATGATTCCCCAGCGCTTTGGCGCGGCAGAAGAAGCCGATCTCTCCACCTATTTTCGCATGGCACGGGGTGATGCGACGGCCAATCTTCCGGCCATGGAAATGACCAAGTGGTTCGATACCAATTATCACTACTTGGTTCCTGAGTTCACGCCGCAGACAATCATCCGGCGTTCAACGGGAAAACTTATTGAAGAAACCTGCCATGCCCTTTCTCTGGGATTTCGCCCCAAACCGGTTCTGATCGGACCGCTCACCTTCACCAGCTTGGCAAAAGAACTCAATGGTGCCGACCGCTGGCGCTTTCTGGATGATATCGTCCGTGTCTATTGCACGTTGCTTGTCGATCTGGCGCCCCTGTGTGACTGGATCCAGATTGACGAGCCGATCCTGTGTACTGATTTGCCTGGCATGGCCCGAGAGGCATTTGTCCCTGCCCTGCGCCGGCTCAAGGAGGCGGCCACCGGCAGCCAGCTGCTGCTTGCCACCTATTTTGGCGCGCTTGGCGACAATCTGCCCCTGGCCTTGGAGAGCGGCTGCGATGGCTTGCATCTGGACTTGGTGCGTGGCGCGGCGCAGCTCAATACCGTGCTGGACATCCTGCCGGAAACGATGGTTCTGTCTGCTGGTTTGGTGAATGGCCGTAATGTCTGGAAAAACGATTTGCGCCATTCAAAGCAGAGACTGGACTTTCTGGCTCAGCGCCTCGGAGAGGGAAGGGTCATGGCGGCGTCCAGTTGCTCGTTGCTGCATGTGCCGGTCGATCTCTGGTTGGAAAAAAATATCGATCCGACCATCAGGGAATGGCTGGCTTTCGCTGTCCAGAAGTGCCGGGAAACGGCAACATTGGCCAAGATCGCCGGGGGGTGTCATGAGCCACTGTTGCGGGAGAACGACGCTCAGCTCGCAGCGAGACGCAGTGACAGCCGAACACTGCGCCCTGAGGTGCGTTCCCGTGTCGCTGGGGTGACTGAGGCAATGCAAAGCCGTACCTCAATCTTTCCACAGCGGAAAAAAAAACAAGCGGCCTGGCTTAAGCTCCCCCTGTTGCCGACAACCACCATTGGCTCTTTTCCCCAGACCGCCGAGATTCGTTCCATACGTCGGCAATTCGCTGCCGGAGCGATGCCTGAAGCCCGCTACAAAGCATTTATCCGGAGGCAGATTCGCCAGGTTGTCGAGGAACAGGAAAAGCTGGGATTGGATGTGCTGGTACATGGCGAGCCCGAGCGCAACGATATGGTGGAATACTTCGGCCAGCACTTGGAAGGTTTCTACTTTACAGAGAATGGATGGGTGCAGAGTTACGGCAGCCGCTGCGTCAAACCTCCCATCATTTATGGCGATGTGGCGCGGCCGGCGCCGATCACCATCGACTGGATCCGTTATGCCCAGTCTCTGACGACAAAACCGGTGAAAGGAATGCTTACCGGACCGGTGACAATTCTGTGCTGGAGTTTTGTTCGTGATGACCTGTCTCGCGCCGAGGTTTGTCAGCAGATCGCCCTCGCCATGCGTGATGAGGTACTCGACCTGGAAAAAGCCCGTGTCGGTATCATCCAGATCGACGAGGCGGCGCTGCGCGAGGGCATGCCGCTGCGCCGGCGGGAAGTCGAAGCCTATCTGCGTTGGGCCGTGGACTGCTTTCGTCTGACAGCCGCCGGAGTCGGCGATGAAACACAGATTCACACCCACATGTGCTACAGCGAGTTCAACAGTATTATCCCCTGGATCACTGCCATGGACGCCGATGTCATCAGTATCGAGGCCAGCCGTAGCGACATGAAGCTGTTGCGGGCGTTTCAGCGTTTTGATTACCCCAACGATATCGGGCCAGGCATTTATGACATTCATAGTCCACGGGTTCCTTCTGTCGCCGAGATGGTGGCGCTGATCCGCCAGGCGCTGGCGGTTGTGCCGGCGCAACGGCTCTGGATCAACCCGGACTGCGGACTGAAGACCCGTCAGTGGCCGGAAACCCTCGCCGCACTTAGAAATTTGGTTGAAGCTGCGGGACTGGTACGCTCTGACATGGTGGTGAATTCCGCCCGTGCGGACTAAAGGGGAGGCTGTTCATTTGGTCGGTTGCAGTAACCAAACCGTTCTATACCGAACTGCCGGCCTTCCCGCACTGATTTTCACGCCATGGTTTGGGGACCGGCCCTACTGTTCACCAATGATGAGATGATGAACTACAATATCGGATTAAAAGTCAGATTGCTTCGCCGTGCCAGGGAGCTGACCCTCATGACGGTAGCCAAGGAAACAGGATTTTCGACGGCGTTGATTTCACAAATCGAAAACAATATGGAGCGGCGCCGGTTTTCTTGGACACTGATTTGGGGTAATGTCCCCGTGTCCAAGGAGATTGACAATGACCAAACAGAACCAGAACGAAACCGTCACAGGACCGTTGGCCGAGGGGCAGCGCTGGAGTGCCGCCCGCAAGCGTGAAGTGGTCCTACGTCTGCTGCGGGGCGAATCCGTTGATGCGCTATCCCGCGAACTGAGCATTGAGATCTACCGCCTGG encodes the following:
- a CDS encoding vitamin B12 dependent-methionine synthase activation domain-containing protein; translation: MLQSASLASLLKDSHAVVLMASTVGPEIVAAASEAMTRGDGATAVIHDAVGGQSADAAMGWINEYVRRQLSRSAERLTSQRYSPGYGDFSLEHQSLFYSLLELERLGLSLTSRFMLVPEKSVTAVAGIESARPLETPYETP
- a CDS encoding dihydropteroate synthase, yielding MKRREFQRMIGLGPLLLDAPASPASADECCTAALLLEQSGAIVSDLKQRKAAGCDLLCCPSGALNRLRLAACGQSDQASGMNRELMRRCRAALGDVPVFGVCSASGRRVDPFGELDFEDAVSCYLQQGKALAAGGASGFIVSGMSDIQEARAALIALRELGDLPVMVQMAVNAQGHSVGGSDPLAALVTLQSLGADAVGFSASAAGISLAAIIARLKPSATVPIWAVPPVSATDPEQYAATGAALLQAGANLLGVDHHASSDHLTALAGSLHRCDPQPVARTSLSAVSSCRNTAFLGQNYPFAVVGERINPTGKKLLQASLRQGNLDLVQQFALEQEQRQATILDVNMGLSGIDEEAMMLKAIGLLSNRSPLPLCIDTTRPEVMEAALRRYPGRALVNSVSGERERIERTLPAAARYGAMFIVLPLTDAGIPETARERITVIDSIMEAAASYGCTVDDIAVDGLVMTISSNPEAAKETLDLISWCSGTLHANTIAGLSNVSFGMPERQWINGAFLGMAMGRGLTMAIANPSSDSIMATVQAYNAFWGHDTGMLLQSGAFTGAAS
- a CDS encoding homocysteine S-methyltransferase family protein, whose protein sequence is MTRQEFRKLVSQRVLILDGATGTELARRGMPAGVSPEAWVLDNPQVMQEIQRAYLAAGSDAVYTCSFGGNRFKLQEFGLDDRTAEINTELARISREAVGERALVFGDLAPTGLFVEPFGDLLFEDAVAAYAEQARALTAGGVDGFVIETMMDLQEARAALIAVREVCDLPVMVSMTFGSDGRTLNGSDPLSALITLQSLGADAVGCNCSTGPQDMAKVVAAMKPFATVPLLAKPNAGMPRLINGVTTFDMSFEEFGSHMPRLVEAGAAILGGCCGTNPDYIRTLQESTASLRPAVPLRQWTAAVSSYRETVCISNDLPLTIFGGKINPSGNPALADSLRKGDLVKVRRMAQEQARRGAAIIDINVHAQGVDEVAAMRGAVLAAAKGCGKPVAVDTVNVAAAEQALRVFPGRGILNSVSARDGDMEAMCAVAARYGAMIVCMPLDKGGAGGGSAEAIERIEKIVACAGRYGIAPEDCLVDCLVFTAAAGPAAHRRALELIDWCARSGRFRSLAGISNLTYNLAVRQWFDSTFLCMAAGRGLTAAFIDTACDYTLNVACAVDALAGRDPRMGRYIARFGQQDAGVTATRGPRTLGEQVFDAVVGGDEEGMEQTIRLALEQGESPRSLVDDRLIPAINLVGDKFDRKEYFLPQLITCADTMRKGFSVLQPFLDAASGASGGKGPKVVLATVQGDIHDIGKNIVALMLNNYNFDVIDLGKDVSAEDIVRAARHHGAEIIGLSALMTTTMVEMKKVIDLARAEGLTKVRFMIGGAVVDQHYADEIGASGYASDAIGAVRLAQRFSDEGSRATSPEAAGKDVSDAPEI
- the metE gene encoding 5-methyltetrahydropteroyltriglutamate--homocysteine S-methyltransferase, translated to MEAHVLGFPRIGAGRELKKALENFWKGTGHQDELIRTAKTLKERNWKIQRDQGLSMVAVGDFSLYDQMLDTAFMLGMIPQRFGAAEEADLSTYFRMARGDATANLPAMEMTKWFDTNYHYLVPEFTPQTIIRRSTGKLIEETCHALSLGFRPKPVLIGPLTFTSLAKELNGADRWRFLDDIVRVYCTLLVDLAPLCDWIQIDEPILCTDLPGMAREAFVPALRRLKEAATGSQLLLATYFGALGDNLPLALESGCDGLHLDLVRGAAQLNTVLDILPETMVLSAGLVNGRNVWKNDLRHSKQRLDFLAQRLGEGRVMAASSCSLLHVPVDLWLEKNIDPTIREWLAFAVQKCRETATLAKIAGGCHEPLLRENDAQLAARRSDSRTLRPEVRSRVAGVTEAMQSRTSIFPQRKKKQAAWLKLPLLPTTTIGSFPQTAEIRSIRRQFAAGAMPEARYKAFIRRQIRQVVEEQEKLGLDVLVHGEPERNDMVEYFGQHLEGFYFTENGWVQSYGSRCVKPPIIYGDVARPAPITIDWIRYAQSLTTKPVKGMLTGPVTILCWSFVRDDLSRAEVCQQIALAMRDEVLDLEKARVGIIQIDEAALREGMPLRRREVEAYLRWAVDCFRLTAAGVGDETQIHTHMCYSEFNSIIPWITAMDADVISIEASRSDMKLLRAFQRFDYPNDIGPGIYDIHSPRVPSVAEMVALIRQALAVVPAQRLWINPDCGLKTRQWPETLAALRNLVEAAGLVRSDMVVNSARAD
- a CDS encoding transposase, translated to MTKQNQNETVTGPLAEGQRWSAARKREVVLRLLRGESVDALSRELSIEIYRLEQWREKALAGIDESLKKRQNDPVQTELNQAMRRIGELTMENELL